One Pyrus communis chromosome 4, drPyrComm1.1, whole genome shotgun sequence genomic region harbors:
- the LOC137732492 gene encoding mitotic spindle checkpoint protein MAD2-like, producing the protein MASKTATKDIITLRGSAAIASEFFGYSANSILYNRGVYPEESFVKVKKYGLPMLLTQDEGLKSFIANLTAQLSEWLESGKLQRVVLVIMSKATNEVLERWNFSIETDSEVVEQGVSREKSDKEIMREIQAIMRQIASSITYLPCLDEPCMFDVLAYTDKDVAVPFTWIESDPKLITNPEIVKLHSFDTKIHKVDTLVSYKNDEWDEQ; encoded by the exons ATGGCTTCAAAAACAGCGACCAAAGACATCATCACTCTGCGTGGCTCCGCAGCCATTGCCAGCGAGTTCTTCG GATATTCGGCAAACAG TATTCTGTACAATCGAGGAGTGTATCCTGAAGAAAGCTTTGTGAAGGTGAAGAAATATGGATTGCCAATGTTGCTTACTCAAGACGAGGGCCTCAAATCCTTCATTGCCAACCTAACCGCTCAGCTTTCTG AATGGCTGGAATCTGGAAAGTTGCAAAGAGTTGTTCTTGTTATAATGAGCAAGGCCACCAATGAGGTTCTTGAGAGGTGGAACTTCAGCATTGAGACTGATAGCGAGGTTGTCGAGCAGGg cGTGTCGAGGGAAAAAAGTGACAAGGAAATCATGAGGGAGATTCAGGCAATCATGAGGCAGATTGCTTCGAGCATCACTTACTTGCCATGCCTTGATGAACCCT GTATGTTTGATGTGTTGGCATACACGGATAAAGATGTTGCAGTCCCATTCACTTGGATCGAGAGTGATCCGAAACTGATTACAAATCCAGAAATTGTAAAACTGCATTCCTTTGACACCAAG ATTCACAAGGTTGACACTCTAGTGTCGTACAAGAATGACGAATGGGACGAGCAGTAA
- the LOC137732043 gene encoding trihelix transcription factor GT-1-like: MYLPEKARPIDFYKEEASRDMMMEVVVSNEDLPQSQAHLHQPPPQQMLMGDSSGEDHEVRAPKKRAETWVQDETRSLIALRRGMDGLFNTSKSNKHLWEQISAKMREKGFDRSPTMCTDKWRNLLKEFKKAKHHDRGSGSAKMSYYKEIEEILKDRSKNTQYKSPTPPKVDSFVQFSDKGIEDANISFAPVEASGRPTLNLERRLDHDGHPLAITAADAVTAGGVPPWNWRETPGNGVEGQAYGGRVILVNWGDYTRRIGIDGTADAIKDAIKSAFRLRTKRSFWLEDEDQIVRSLDRDMPLGNYTLHLDEGVAIKVCLYDESDHIPVHTEEKLFFTEEDYREFLSRRGWSYLREFDGYRNIENMDDLRPGAIYRGVS, from the exons ATGTATTTGCCGGAAAAGGCTCGACCAATCGATTTCTACAAAGAGGAAGCCAGCCGGGACATGATGATGGAGGTGGTGGTCTCGAACGAGGACCTTCCCCAATCCCAAGCTCATCTTCACCAGCCGCCGCCGCAACAGATGCTTATGGGTGACAGCAGCGGTGAGGACCACGAAGTGAGGGCGCCGAAGAAGCGAGCCGAGACTTGGGTGCAGGACGAGACCCGAAGCTTAATAGCCCTCCGTCGCGGGATGGACGGCTTGTTCAACACCTCCAAGTCGAACAAGCACTTGTGGGAGCAGATTTCTGcgaagatgagagagaaagggtTTGATCGGTCGCCGACGATGTGCACGGACAAGTGGAGGAACTTGCTGAAAGAGTTCAAGAAGGCCAAGCACCATGATAGGGGAAGTGGGTCAGCTAAGATGTCGTATTACAAGGAGATTGAGGAGATTTTGAAGGATAGAAGCAAGAATACGCAGTACAAAAGCCCCACTCCCCCAAAGGTCGATTCTTTCGTGCAATTTTCAGATAAAG GTATTGAAGATGCAAACATTTCATTTGCACCTGTTgaag CTAGTGGCAGGCCAACACTCAATCTTGAAAGACGTTTGGATCATGATGGTCATCCTCTTGCCATCACTGCAGCTGATGCAGTTACAGCAGGTGGAGTTCCACCGTGGAATTGGAGAGAAACCCCGGGAAATG GTGTGGAGGGTCAAGCATATGGTGGTAGAGTCATATTAGTCAACTGGGGTGACTATACTAGAAGGATTGGTATCGATGGCACCGCAGATGCCATTAAGGATGCAATTAAGTCTGCTTTTAGGTTGAGAACAAAACGCTCCTTCTGGTTGGAGGATGAAGACCAGATAGTCCGAAGTCTTGACAGGGACATGCCCTTGGGGAATTACACTCTACATCTTGATGAAG GGGTGGCCATCAAAGTGTGCCTCTATGACGAGTCGGACCACATACCAGTACACACAGAGGAGAAGCTTTTCTTCACAGAAGAAGATTATCGCGAGTTTCTGTCCCGCCGGGGGTGGTCGTATCTGAGGGAGTTTGACGGGTACagaaatattgaaaatatggaCGACCTTCGCCCGGGTGCAATATACCGCGGTGTGAGTTGA
- the LOC137732042 gene encoding uncharacterized protein isoform X1 has protein sequence MKLIQVSSAQSRASLYFLHGGVTSRTPKPRSASSAAPKVGAFSSSRISVCGFCRTLHRNRVAMGGIVRLAMTTSNACCTGFCRSHHKALELLSSRKIGFRKDILRPFSTCTKTLISPVVPLVIHRPPSSLVLATRLSPSDAPQRSEEWFALRKDKLTTSTFSTALGFWKGTRRPELWQEKVFESEKLIVEASKRAMEWGVLNEEVAIEKYKSITGREVSSYGFATHAEERYGWIGASPDGLLEGLIDCYQGGGILEVKCPYNKGKPEKALPWSTMPFYYMPQVQGQMEVLDREWVDLYCWTPNGSTIFRVCRDRSYWNLMHGILREFWWENVVPAREALLMGKEEDAKQYIPTSTHKQTGLAIVKSLKLASESKLLCREIAGHVEFL, from the exons ATGAAGCTCATTCAAGTCTCTTCCGCTCAGTCCAGAGCTTCTCTGTATTTTCTTCATGGCGGAGTGACCTCTCGGACTCCCAAGCCTCGCTCCGCTTCCTCCGCAGCTCCCAAAGTCGGAGCCTTTAGTTCGAGCCGTATCTCAG TGTGTGGCTTTTGCAGGACCCTTCATCGAAACAGAGTAGCTATGGGTGGCATTGTCAGATTAGCAATGACAACGAGCAATGCCTGCTGCACCGGATTCTGCAGGTCTCACCATAAAGCATTAGAATTGCTATCCTCAAGGAAGATAGGGTTTAGGAAAGATATTTTGAGACCTTTTtccacatgcaccaaaacactgATCTCTCCGGTTGTCCCTCTTGTCATTCATCGTCCCCCATCATCACTAGTGCTAGCCACCCGGCTTTCACCGTCTGATGCTCCCCAACGATCAGAGGAATGGTTTGCCCTACGCAAGGACAAGCTGACCACAAGCACCTTCAGCACTGCCTTGGGATTTTGGAAAGGGACCCGCCGGCCAGAGCTCTGGCAAGAGAAGGTATTTGAATCAGAGAAACTTATTGTGGAAGCATCTAAGAGAGCCATGGAGTGGGGCGTGCTCAATGAAGAAGTGGCCATTGAAAAGTACAAAAGCATCACAGGTCGTGAAGTGAGTTCATACGGATTTGCTACCCATGCAGAGGAGCGATATGGTTGGATTGGTGCCTCCCCAGACGGTCTTCTCGAGGGTCTTATTGATTGCTATCAAGGCGGTGGGATACTGGAAGTGAAGTGTCCATACAACAAGGGGAAGCCAGAGAAGGCTCTGCCCTGGTCAACCATGCCTTTCTATTACATGCCTCAGGTGCAGGGCCAAATGGAGGTACTGGACAGAGAGTGGGTTGATCTGTACTGCTGGACACCGAACGGAAGCACAATATTCCGTGTGTGCAGGGACCGGAGTTACTGGAACTTGATGCATGGAATTTTAAGGGAATTCTGGTGGGAAAATGTGGTTCCGGCTAGGGAGGCTCTATTGATGGGGAAAGAAGAAGATGCCAAGCAATACATTCCGACTTCTACACACAAGCAAACAGGCCTTGCCATTGTCAAAAGCTTGAAGCTTGCCAGTGAGTCTAAGCTGTTGTGTAGAGAAATTGCAGGTCATGTAGAATTTTTGTAG
- the LOC137732042 gene encoding uncharacterized protein isoform X2 — protein MGGIVRLAMTTSNACCTGFCRSHHKALELLSSRKIGFRKDILRPFSTCTKTLISPVVPLVIHRPPSSLVLATRLSPSDAPQRSEEWFALRKDKLTTSTFSTALGFWKGTRRPELWQEKVFESEKLIVEASKRAMEWGVLNEEVAIEKYKSITGREVSSYGFATHAEERYGWIGASPDGLLEGLIDCYQGGGILEVKCPYNKGKPEKALPWSTMPFYYMPQVQGQMEVLDREWVDLYCWTPNGSTIFRVCRDRSYWNLMHGILREFWWENVVPAREALLMGKEEDAKQYIPTSTHKQTGLAIVKSLKLASESKLLCREIAGHVEFL, from the coding sequence ATGGGTGGCATTGTCAGATTAGCAATGACAACGAGCAATGCCTGCTGCACCGGATTCTGCAGGTCTCACCATAAAGCATTAGAATTGCTATCCTCAAGGAAGATAGGGTTTAGGAAAGATATTTTGAGACCTTTTtccacatgcaccaaaacactgATCTCTCCGGTTGTCCCTCTTGTCATTCATCGTCCCCCATCATCACTAGTGCTAGCCACCCGGCTTTCACCGTCTGATGCTCCCCAACGATCAGAGGAATGGTTTGCCCTACGCAAGGACAAGCTGACCACAAGCACCTTCAGCACTGCCTTGGGATTTTGGAAAGGGACCCGCCGGCCAGAGCTCTGGCAAGAGAAGGTATTTGAATCAGAGAAACTTATTGTGGAAGCATCTAAGAGAGCCATGGAGTGGGGCGTGCTCAATGAAGAAGTGGCCATTGAAAAGTACAAAAGCATCACAGGTCGTGAAGTGAGTTCATACGGATTTGCTACCCATGCAGAGGAGCGATATGGTTGGATTGGTGCCTCCCCAGACGGTCTTCTCGAGGGTCTTATTGATTGCTATCAAGGCGGTGGGATACTGGAAGTGAAGTGTCCATACAACAAGGGGAAGCCAGAGAAGGCTCTGCCCTGGTCAACCATGCCTTTCTATTACATGCCTCAGGTGCAGGGCCAAATGGAGGTACTGGACAGAGAGTGGGTTGATCTGTACTGCTGGACACCGAACGGAAGCACAATATTCCGTGTGTGCAGGGACCGGAGTTACTGGAACTTGATGCATGGAATTTTAAGGGAATTCTGGTGGGAAAATGTGGTTCCGGCTAGGGAGGCTCTATTGATGGGGAAAGAAGAAGATGCCAAGCAATACATTCCGACTTCTACACACAAGCAAACAGGCCTTGCCATTGTCAAAAGCTTGAAGCTTGCCAGTGAGTCTAAGCTGTTGTGTAGAGAAATTGCAGGTCATGTAGAATTTTTGTAG
- the LOC137730733 gene encoding uncharacterized protein: MDSGLSWADQWDNNPDPPPPGSSDKDNKKGKDGSKRSFGKAVLSFKWVEKIRKKTQKEDGQ, encoded by the coding sequence ATGGATTCTGGTCTGTCTTGGGCTGATCAATGGGACAACAACCCGGACCCGCCGCCACCGGGATCATCCGACAAGGACAATAAGAAGGGAAAGGATGGGTCGAAGAGGAGCTTCGGGAAGGCAGTTTTGAGTTTCAAGTGGGTGGAGAAGATCCGGAAGAAAACTCAGAAAGAAGATGGGCAATGA
- the LOC137731043 gene encoding F-box protein SKIP14-like translates to MALNFSHRPIFPGHLSEDNLVSPMRIANGYLVEGMPERNGDGFGRPWHSNREVDGCFDYGRDRCDRGCSQDPVSNDILDLLPSDPFGMDISTTFTAITGWLEDLEVDYSGYRRDEVGTSNGNYELFAGLNFIWNNAMKFQAFPGNIGVDHKSNLASGFGGCSKEKGVDDSPLHSGFGSACPVADVLNFGNESCGFSNQQNVEVQHGDGICGGGDGGAPHGALMFALSYLGVQDLLVVEGVCRSLHSTVRGDPLLWRNIHIDQPLNEKITDDVLLQLTDRAQGNLQSLSLVECPRITDDGLKRVLESNPRLAKLSVPGCTRLSIEGIVNSLKVFNSKGAQGVKHLRIGGLYGVTQKHFEELKFLLGTDGQMQPNTRKPHFYQRGNFYLASDDDSDIDIEMCPRCQNLRLVYDCPAEACQGKEHPTQVCRACTLCIGRCIECGRCINDSEYEETFCLELLCSDCWKQLLKSQETQDGTYGPSKPSVLHERNDTLSRHG, encoded by the exons ATGGCCTTGAATTTTTCTCACCGACCAATCTTTCCGGGGCATCTGTCTGAGGACAATTTGGTTTCTCCAATGAGGATTGCCAATGGGTACCTTGTGGAGGGTATGCCAGAGAGGAATGGAGATGGTTTCGGTAGGCCGTGGCATTCAAATCGAGAAGTGGATGGTTGCTTTGATTATGGAAGAGATAGATGTGATAGGGGTTGCTCACAGGATCCCGTTTCGAATGACATTCTTGATCTATTGCCTTCGGACCCTTTTGGCATGGATATAAGTACCACGTTTACGGCTATCACAGGCTGGCTTGAGGATTTGGAAGTGGACTACAGTGGTTACAGAAGGGATGAGGTGGGGACAAGTAACGGTAATTATGAACTTTTTGCAGGGTTGAATTTTATCTGGAATAATGCTATGAAGTTCCAGGCATTTCCAGGGAATATTGGGGTCGATCACAAGTCTAATTTAGCCAGTGGATTCGGTGGGTGCTCAAAAGAGAAGGGAGTTGATGATTCGCCCTTACACAGTGGTTTTGGATCAGCATGTCCTGTCGCTGACGTTTTGAATTTTGGCAATGAAAGTTGTGGTTTTTCCAATCAGCAAAATGTAGAGGTCCAGCATGGCGATGGGATTTGTGGTGGCGGTGATGGAGGAGCTCCTCATGGGGCTTTGATGTTTGCCCTTAGTTATCTTGGGGTGCAGGATCTTCTTGTTGTAGAAGGTGTTTGCAGATCTCTCCATTCTACAGTTCGCGGTGATCCCCTTTTGTGGAGAAATATTCACATAGATCAACCACTGAATGAGAAGATTACCGATGATGTTCTTTTGCAATTAACTGATAGGGCTCAAGGAAATCTGCAGAGCTTGAGCCTGGTGGAGTGCCCAAGGATCACTGATGATGGTCTGAAGCGTGTGCTTGAAAGTAATCCCAGGCTAGCCAAG TTGAGCGTGCCTGGATGTACTAGACTCAGTATTGAGGGCATTGTAAATAGCTTAAAGGTGTTCAATTCCAAGGGTGCACAAGGTGTGAAGCATTTACGAATTGGTGGACTCTATGGTGTGACACAGAAGCATTTTGAAGAGTTGAAGTTCTTGTTGGGAACTGATGGGCAGATGCAGCCTAATACACGCAAGCCACATTTTTATCAAAGAGGGAACTTTTATCTGGCCTCTGATGATGATAGTGACATTGATATTGAAATGTGCCCTCGATGCCAGAACCTGAGGCTTGTCTATGATTGCCCTGCTGAGGCTTGTCAAGGGAAAGAACATCCAACTCAGGTATGCAGGGCCTGCACACTTTGCATAGGGAGGTGTATTGAGTGTGGTCGGTGCATTAATGATAGTGAATATGAGGAAACGTTTTGTTTGGAGTTGCTTTGCTCAGATTGTTGGAAGCAGCTACTTAAGTCTCAAGAGACACAGGATGGAACCTACGGTCCCTCCAAACCTTCTGTTCTCCATGAACGGAATGATACTCTTAGTCGACATGGCTAG
- the LOC137730894 gene encoding uncharacterized protein, with product MPPKGKDRQRAAASTQQPPPSLEELFGSLNKHIEESEFEKAVKVADQVLSVNRGDEDALRCKVVALIKADDIDTALSTIRSSKSPPSDFSFFEAYCLYRNNKLDEALELLKRQERNSATMILESQILFRSGKMDACIDIYQNLPKPKVESLEINSAASLVAAGRASEVKRTLEALGVKATNSFELAFNTACSLIELEKYTEAEQLLLKARRIGQEALFSDNVPEDEIQIELAPIAVQLAYVQQLLGQKQEAVEAYTDIIKEDMADEVSLSVAVNNLIALRGPRDVSDGLKKLDRLKDREKQNFHLAPGLENKLSPKQKESIYVNRVLLLLHANKMDQARELVAALPDMFPDSVMPVLLQAAVFVRENRAGKAEEILGQFSEKFPDKSKVVLLARAQVAAAAGHPLIAAESLAKIPDIQHTPATVATLVSLRERAGDIDGAAAVLDAAINWWSNAMTEDNKLSVLMQEAASFKLRHGREEEAAHLYEELVKSHGSVEALVGLVTTVARVDVKKAEAYGQKLKPLPGLKGVNVDSLEKTSGAKHDEGVSHVKITETYDEGKSKAKAKRKRKRKPKYPKGFDPANPGPPPDPERWLPKRERSSYRPKRKDKRTAQVRGSQGSVARDKHETGAASNTSNTKSNQAATSKGAPQNAVAEPSKPSSSKSRKKSRN from the exons ATGCCTCCGAAAGGCAAAGACAGGCAGCGCGCCGCCGCGTCGACGCAGCAGCCGCCTCCCTCCCTCGAAGAACTATTCGGCTCTCTCAACAAGCACATAGAGGAATCCGAATTCGAAAAAGCCGTCAAGGTTGCAGATCAAG TTCTCTCGGTTAACCGTGGCGATGAGGACGCCCTTCGATGCAAGGTCGTGGCCTTGATCAAGGCCGACGACATTGACACCGCCCTTTCCACGATTCGATCTTCCAAGAGTCCTCCTTCGGATTTCAGCTTCTTCGAG GCATACTGCTTATACAGAAATAACAAGCTAGATGAAGCTCTTGAGTTGTTGAAGAGGCAAGAGAGAAATTCTGCAACCATGATCTTAGAATCCCAGATTTTATTTCGCTCGGGAAAGATGGATGCTTGTATTGATATATATCAGAACCTTCCAAAACCCAAGGTCGAATCCTTAGAGATAAATTCTGCAGCTAGTTTGGTTGCAGCTGGGAGGGCTTCTGAAGTTAAGCGTACATTGGAAGCTCTAGGGGTTAAAGCAACTAACAGTTTTGAGCTTGCATTCAACACTGCCTGTTCTTTGATTGAATTGGAGAAGTATACAGAGGCAGAACAGCTCCTTCTGAAAGCCAGAAG AATTGGCCAGGAAGCACTGTTCTCTGATAACGTACCTGAAGACGAAATACAAATTGAATTGGCGCCAATAGCTGTCCAGTTGGCTTATGTACAGCAG CTCCTTGGGCAGAAACAAGAGGCTGTCGAAGCTTATACGGACATTATTAAAGAAGATATGGCAGATGAGGTATCACTCAGTGTGGCTGTCAACAATCTCATTGCTTTGAGAGGTCCAAGAGATGTTTCTGATGGCCTGAAGAAACTTGATCGACTAAAAGATAGGGAGAAACAAAACTTCCACCTGGCTCCTGGACTAGAAAACAAGCtttcaccaaaacaaaaagaatcaaTATATGTGAACCGGGTCCTTCTACTACTCCATGCGAATAAAATGGATCAG GCTCGAGAACTTGTTGCTGCACTGCCAGACATGTTTCCTGATAGTGTGATGCCCGTGTTACTTCAAGCTGCAGTTTTTGTCAGAGAAAACAGGGCTGGGAAAGCCGAAGAAATTTTAGGGCAGTTTTCCGAGAAGTTCCCTGACAAATCCAAGGTGGTTCTCTTAGCGAGGGCAcaggttgctgctgctgctggtcaTCCTCTTATAGCAGCTGAGTCCCTTGCTAAGATACCTGATATCCAGCACACGCCTGCCACTGTCGCTACTCTTGTGTCTCTTAGAGAGCGTGCCGGGGACATTGATGGTGCAGCTGCTGTGCTTGATGCTGCAATCAACTGGTGGTCAAATGCCATGACCGAGGACAATAAGCTCAGTGTTTTAATGCAAGAGGCTGCTTCCTTCAAGCTCAGGCATGGCCGAGAAGAGGAGGCTGCCCATCTATACGAGGAGCTTGTGAAAAGCCATGGAAGTGTGGAAGCATTGGTTGGGCTTGTAACTACAGTTGCTCGTGTGGATGTTAAGAAGGCAGAAgcttatgggcagaagctgaaACCATTACCAGGACTGAAGGGGGTCAATGTGGATAGTCTGGAGAAGACTTCTGGGGCCAAACACGATGAGGGTGTTTCTCATGTTAAGATCACGGAGACCTATGACGAGGGGAAGAGTAAGGCTAAGGctaaaagaaagagaaagagaaagccAAAGTATCCTAAGGGGTTTGACCCTGCGAACCCAGGTCCACCACCAGATCCGGAGAGGTGGCTTCCCAAGAGAGAAAGGTCAAGTTACAGGCCGAAGAGAAAGGATAAGAGAACCGCTCAGGTAAGAGGCTCCCAGGGTTCCGTAGCTAGAGATAAACATGAAACTGGTGCCGCTTCCAACACTTCAAACACAAAATCAAACCAAGCAGCTACCTCCAAAGGAGCACCTCAAAATGCAGTCGCAGAGCCATCCAAGCCTTCTTCATCGAAGTCACGAAAAAAGTCTAGGAACTAG
- the LOC137732286 gene encoding probable thimet oligopeptidase: MEETPGNGEKMPKQKRERSSLLAFGGAAALLTLAATLGITAFNAHTKNRKKKYLQGSKVRANLSASEILKLADRIISKSKEVHDAVASVPLDKVTYMNVISPLAELEAQQFPLVQSCVFPKMASTSDDVHKASAEAERRIDAHVLTCSKREDVYRVVKAFAARAEWVNAEAKYYTQALMRDFERNGLNLTLTKTEEMQRLRVQIDELSLRYIQNLNDDSTFLLFTEAELAGLPPEFLKSLGKVADGKFKVTLKSHHVAAVLELCEVGTTRSMVAVAYGKRGGEVNLSILEDLVQLRHKFARLLGYSSYADYAVNLRMAKAPSKVFEFLEDISNSLTGAATMELSMLKDLKRKEEGDHPFGIEDLLYYVKKAEAQQFNKDLGALKQYFPVNLVISGMFKIVQDLFGLRFVEIRDAEVWHSDVTVYSVFDLSSGELLGHFYLDMFIRERKYNHTCVVALQNGALSTNGSRQIPVALLISQFQKDASGQPALLRFSEVVNLFHEFGHVVQHICNRASFARFSGLGFDPDFVEVPALVLENWCYESFTLKLISGFHQDITKPIKDEMCKSIKRWRYSFSALKMKQEILYCLFDQIIHSTENIDMAELFKHLHPRIMLGLPMLEDVNPASCFPSSAIGHEAACYSRIWSEVFAADIFASKFHESYLNQYVGMQFRNKILAPGGAREPIEMLTGFLGREPSIQAFINSRSQCQL, encoded by the exons ATGGAAGAAACTCCAGGAAACGGCGAGAAAATGCCCAAACAGAAGCGGGAACGTAGCAGCCTACTGGCCTTCGGCGGCGCCGCTGCTCTGCTCACCCTCGCCGCTACCCTTGGAATCACCGCCTTCAATGCTCACACTAAGAACAGAAAGAAGAAAt ATCTTCAGGGCTCTAAGGTTCGGGCTAATCTATCGGCGTCCGAAATTTTGAAATTGGCGGACCGAATCATTTCAAAGTCGAAAGAGGTCCACGATGCGGTTGCTTCGGTTCCACTCGACAAG GTTACATATATGAACGTTATTTCGCCTCTAGCAGAGTTAGAGGCGCAACAATTTCCACTTGTCCAGTCTTGTGTGTTTCCTAAGATGGCTTCCACTTCCGATGATGTTCACAAAGCAAGTGCTGAAGCAGAGCGGAGAATTGATGCCCATGTTCTGACTTGCAG CAAGCGTGAAGATGTATACCGCGTCGTCAAAGCTTTTGCTGCAAGAGCGGAGTGGGTGAATGCTGAAGCAAAGTACTATACTCAGGCCTTG ATGAGAGACTTTGAACGCAATGGGTTGAATCTTACTTTAACTAAGACAGAGGAAATGCAACGCTTGAGAGTCCAAATCGATGAGCTAAGTTTGCGgtatattcaaaatttaaatgatGACAGTACTTTCCTTCTCTTCACTGAGGCTGAGTTGGCTGGGTTACCGCCAGAGTTTCTTAAG AGCTTAGGCAAAGTTGCAGATGGTAAATTCAAGGTGACCCTGAAAAGTCATCATGTGGCAGCAGTACTTGAACTTTGCGAG GTTGGAACAACAAGGAGTATGGTAGCAGTGGCATATGGAAAGAGGGGTGGAGAAGTCAATCTTTCTATCTTAGAAGATTTG gtCCAACTGCGCCATAAATTTGCTCGGTTACTTGGCTATTCAAGTTATGCAGATTATGCAGTTAATCTTAGAATGGCAAAGGCACCCTCAAAG GTTTTTGAGTTCTTAGAGGACATCTCCAATAGTTTGACTGGCGCAGCTACCATGGAGCTTTCCATGTTgaaagatttgaag AGAAAAGAGGAAGGAGACCATCCATTTGGAATTGAGGATCTGCTATACTATGTCAAGAAGGCTGAAGCACAGCAGTTTAATAAGGATCTTGGAGCTCTTAAGCAATACTTCCCAGTAAATTTGGTTATATCTGGGATGTTCAAGATAGTGCAAGACCTTTTTG GTTTAAGATTTGTGGAAATTAGAGATGCTGAGGTTTGGCATTCTGATGTCACTGTGTACTCAGTCTTTGACTTAAGTTCTGGTGAACTTTTGGGTCATTTCTACCTCGATATGTTCATAAG GGAAAGAAAATATAACCATACCTGTGTGGTTGCTCTTCAAAATGGTGCATTATCAACAAATGGATCACGTCAG ATTCCAGTGGCATTACTGATATCTCAATTCCAAAAGGATGCTAGTGGTCAACCTGCACTACTAAGATTCTCCGAAGTTGTGAATCTTTTCCATGAGTTTGGCCATGTG GTGCAACATATATGCAATCGCGCATCATTTGCCAGATTTTCTGGGCTGGGTTTTGATCCAGATTTTGTAGAGGTTCCTGCTCTGGTGCTGGAGAACTG GTGTTATGAAAGCTTCACTTTGAAGTTGATATCTGGTTTCCATCAG GATATAACAAAGCCTATCAAAGATGAAATGTGTAAATCCATTAAAAGATGGAGATATTCCTTTTCTGCGCTTAAAATGAAGCAAGAAATTCTCTATT GTCTTTTTGATCAGATTATACATTCTACTGAAAACATCGACATGGCTGAGTTATTCAAGCATCTTCATCCAAGG ATCATGTTAGGTTTGCCAATGTTGGAAGATGTCAATCCTGCGTCATGTTTTCCATCTAGTGCCATTGGTCACGAAGCTGCTTGTTACAGCCGTATTTGGAGTGAG GTTTTTGCGGCTGATATATTTGCTTCAAAGTTCCATGAGAGTTATCTGAACCAGTATGTTGGCATGCAGTTCAGAAACAAG ATATTGGCCCCAGGAGGAGCAAGGGAACCCATTGAAATGTTAACTGGCTTTCTTGGGAGAGAACCATCAATTCAAGCTTTTATCAACAGCAGATCACAATGCCAATTGTGA